A genomic segment from Pyrodictium occultum encodes:
- a CDS encoding archaellin/type IV pilin N-terminal domain-containing protein yields MRPEKPRLRGVSPVVATALLILISVVTAALLYLWVSGTVQNVPQNANQLQEQIKIDAVEYTKNTTSSGTYYNFAALTITSWRMCATSAR; encoded by the coding sequence ATGAGGCCCGAGAAGCCGCGCCTAAGAGGAGTATCCCCGGTAGTAGCGACGGCACTGCTAATACTCATATCAGTGGTCACGGCAGCCCTCCTATACCTATGGGTAAGCGGCACCGTACAGAACGTGCCCCAGAACGCCAACCAGCTGCAGGAGCAGATCAAGATAGACGCGGTAGAATACACCAAGAACACAACCAGCAGCGGCACTTACTATAACTTCGCGGCACTTACTATAACTTCATGGCGTATGTGCGCAACGTCGGCCAGATAG
- a CDS encoding type II/IV secretion system ATPase subunit produces MESSAEGGEPGEGAKGEGQRVLREYTLLEEPRVAVKVVEDVDGRRFYHVEEPQLTDAGRRAQGELLRRIMGDLRLLRRFSELEDLGEGLREAYALAKPLLRRWGRRLRKAGVDPEKEAMGVAYYIARDLVGYGRLDPLIRDPHIEDISCNGLYSPVFVYHTEFEWLTTSLTFNDRGELERVVMKLALRAGQEPSLARPVVEGVLRPEGYRVHIVLDIVSRRGHSFTIRKFRAEPFTIVELLQRRTLDEGVAAALWAAIQYKQGVVIYGPTGSGKTTLLNALAMLLPPEYKIVTIEDTPEIYIPFHDNWAAMHTRLSDAPGVQNVTLQAQVESALRMRPDVIIVGEIRSREAYAFFQALATGHGGLTTVHAESADVLIRRLASPPMNVPKSIIAAAKLYVNILRIERGGQVIRRVTRVDETGSYDPDRDEIELARLFQWMSSEDDWRLMARESSFVKSIAELLVVRPEDVWRDLQMRATVLRWAAKRGMDTLELHETVRRYMRDPEKTYQEALAEVEPYEFKPPR; encoded by the coding sequence ATGGAGAGCAGTGCTGAGGGCGGGGAGCCCGGGGAGGGCGCGAAGGGGGAGGGGCAGCGGGTCCTGCGCGAGTACACGCTGCTCGAGGAGCCCCGGGTCGCTGTGAAGGTTGTCGAGGATGTGGATGGGAGGCGCTTCTACCATGTGGAGGAGCCGCAGCTCACCGATGCCGGGAGGAGGGCGCAAGGGGAGCTGTTGAGGAGGATCATGGGGGACCTGCGGCTGCTGCGCCGGTTCTCGGAGCTCGAGGACCTGGGTGAGGGGCTGCGGGAGGCCTACGCCCTGGCTAAGCCCCTGCTCCGGCGGTGGGGGAGGAGGCTTAGGAAGGCCGGCGTGGACCCGGAGAAGGAGGCCATGGGCGTGGCGTACTATATCGCGCGGGACCTTGTGGGGTATGGGAGGCTCGACCCGCTCATCCGCGACCCCCATATAGAGGATATATCGTGTAACGGCCTCTACAGCCCCGTGTTCGTCTACCATACCGAGTTCGAGTGGCTCACCACGAGCCTCACGTTCAACGACAGGGGGGAGCTCGAGCGGGTCGTGATGAAGCTTGCCCTGCGGGCTGGCCAGGAGCCCAGCCTGGCCCGGCCCGTGGTTGAGGGCGTGCTACGGCCCGAGGGCTACCGCGTGCACATAGTGCTCGATATAGTGTCGCGGAGGGGCCACAGCTTCACCATTAGAAAGTTCCGGGCCGAGCCCTTCACCATCGTGGAGCTGCTGCAGCGGCGCACCCTCGACGAGGGTGTCGCGGCGGCCCTCTGGGCGGCAATCCAGTATAAGCAGGGCGTGGTTATCTACGGGCCCACGGGGTCCGGCAAGACTACGCTGCTGAACGCGCTGGCCATGCTCCTGCCCCCCGAGTACAAGATCGTCACTATCGAGGACACGCCGGAGATCTACATACCGTTCCACGACAACTGGGCCGCCATGCACACGAGGCTCTCCGACGCCCCGGGCGTCCAGAACGTGACCCTGCAGGCCCAGGTGGAGAGCGCGCTCAGGATGAGGCCCGACGTGATAATAGTGGGCGAGATACGCAGCCGCGAGGCCTATGCCTTCTTCCAGGCGCTGGCGACGGGGCACGGGGGGCTGACCACGGTGCACGCTGAGTCGGCGGACGTGCTTATCAGGAGGCTCGCCTCGCCGCCAATGAACGTGCCTAAGAGCATAATAGCGGCCGCCAAGCTCTACGTGAACATCCTCCGCATAGAGAGGGGCGGGCAGGTGATCCGAAGGGTCACCCGCGTGGACGAGACGGGATCCTACGACCCCGACCGCGACGAGATAGAGCTCGCAAGGCTCTTCCAGTGGATGAGCAGCGAGGACGACTGGAGGCTTATGGCGAGGGAGAGCAGCTTCGTAAAATCCATAGCCGAGCTTCTAGTGGTCAGGCCGGAGGACGTCTGGAGGGACCTACAGATGAGGGCCACAGTGCTCCGCTGGGCCGCCAAGCGGGGCATGGACACGCTGGAGCTGCACGAGACGGTTAGAAGGTATATGCGCGACCCTGAGAAGACGTACCAGGAGGCACTGGCCGAGGTAGAGCCCTACGAGTTCAAGCCCCCACGGTGA
- a CDS encoding type II secretion system F family protein has translation MAWLAGIGEKLNPDLRYHVLGSGLSTSLERYTLAYLIVMAIAVPSVAAAVFTLLEYRGLPAAVAAAAAAGSGLATFTIMLASYISLPMLAYANRGSKLEPRFLLFAESLSTKLLAGADLATAFIMTYEMEAEELRDFLLEVEYIASGLRAGMPPEGVLEEAARLTPSPSLKRLFTSLAAAARTGTGVREIVLAAIREHLYSLETEIERLSRSLGAILEVYVAASAMLPVAVGVVGLLLAIGFQGAAAIPGLNINSILFLLTFIAVPVVSATVVVLVDSMLSRVRI, from the coding sequence GTGGCCTGGCTGGCCGGCATCGGGGAGAAGCTGAACCCGGACCTACGCTACCACGTCCTCGGCTCCGGGCTCTCCACTAGCCTGGAGCGCTACACGCTCGCATACCTAATAGTAATGGCTATAGCCGTGCCCAGCGTAGCCGCCGCCGTGTTCACCCTCCTCGAGTACAGGGGTCTCCCCGCCGCGGTCGCCGCAGCCGCTGCGGCGGGGAGCGGCCTGGCCACCTTCACCATCATGCTTGCCTCCTACATCTCGCTCCCAATGCTGGCCTACGCCAACAGGGGGAGCAAGCTGGAGCCCCGGTTCCTGCTCTTCGCCGAGTCGCTCTCCACCAAGCTCCTCGCCGGCGCAGACCTGGCCACAGCCTTCATAATGACCTACGAGATGGAGGCGGAGGAGCTCAGGGACTTCCTCCTAGAGGTGGAGTACATAGCCTCCGGGCTGAGGGCCGGCATGCCCCCGGAGGGAGTCCTAGAGGAGGCCGCCAGGCTGACCCCATCCCCCAGCCTCAAGAGGCTCTTCACAAGCCTGGCGGCAGCCGCCCGCACGGGCACCGGGGTCCGCGAGATAGTGCTGGCGGCGATAAGGGAGCACCTCTACTCCCTGGAGACCGAGATAGAGCGTCTCTCCAGGAGTCTCGGCGCTATCCTCGAGGTGTACGTGGCTGCCAGCGCGATGCTCCCAGTGGCGGTGGGCGTGGTGGGCCTCCTACTAGCCATAGGCTTCCAGGGTGCCGCTGCAATACCCGGGCTCAACATAAACAGTATACTGTTCCTGCTAACATTCATAGCCGTGCCCGTGGTCAGCGCCACCGTGGTGGTGCTGGTGGACTCTATGCTGTCCAGAGTGAGGATCTAG
- a CDS encoding type II secretion system F family protein yields MERGLAKAVAVAAAVGLAAAWVIGYPALAPRLARLLHAEWVTPRYSITVFYMVPVVTDKGTMILIAGALAAAALPIYLYARRYVKVMERLDDELAELLSTYAGLIASSRSVAEALLMASKVIKPPLNTYVERMARIYKVTGDLEKAFDEAFRGAPARVRLLARSIVAASKSGGLVHEVLSAAATHTRESRRLGKLTQSRLSEYSFVVSLASLTYAVAAGIVQALVEKVAAGGGFFSSMVSPGLLGGLYFYSLLVINVASSIVIAKVVHGYTILASKYIMLLTAASMLAFLASPLLIS; encoded by the coding sequence ATGGAGAGGGGGCTCGCGAAGGCAGTGGCCGTTGCAGCCGCTGTGGGCCTCGCGGCCGCCTGGGTTATAGGCTACCCGGCCCTCGCCCCGAGGCTGGCCCGGCTGCTCCACGCGGAGTGGGTCACGCCCAGGTACAGTATAACAGTCTTCTACATGGTCCCGGTGGTGACCGACAAGGGCACAATGATACTCATAGCAGGCGCGCTGGCCGCGGCGGCGCTGCCCATCTACCTCTACGCGAGGCGCTACGTCAAGGTTATGGAGAGGCTGGATGACGAGCTGGCGGAGCTCCTCTCAACCTACGCGGGGCTGATCGCCTCCAGCAGGTCGGTGGCCGAGGCCCTCCTAATGGCCTCGAAGGTGATAAAGCCGCCGCTAAACACCTACGTGGAGAGGATGGCCAGGATATACAAGGTGACCGGGGACCTCGAGAAGGCCTTCGATGAAGCCTTCCGCGGCGCGCCCGCGCGGGTCAGGCTGCTCGCCCGCAGCATAGTGGCAGCCTCCAAGAGCGGCGGGCTAGTCCACGAGGTCCTCTCGGCGGCAGCGACCCACACCAGGGAGAGCAGGAGGCTGGGCAAGCTAACCCAGTCGAGACTCTCAGAGTACAGCTTCGTAGTCTCACTCGCGTCGCTCACCTACGCCGTGGCCGCAGGGATAGTCCAGGCCCTCGTGGAGAAGGTGGCCGCTGGAGGCGGCTTCTTCAGCTCAATGGTTAGCCCAGGCCTCCTCGGAGGCCTCTACTTCTACTCCCTCCTCGTCATAAACGTTGCCTCATCGATAGTGATAGCCAAGGTTGTCCACGGCTACACCATACTAGCGTCAAAGTACATAATGCTGCTCACAGCGGCAAGCATGCTAGCCTTCCTAGCCTCACCCCTCCTGATAAGCTAG
- a CDS encoding ATPase domain-containing protein has product MTADAGVNGLTGMGSAKMEISPSGIPGLDKLLQGGFPRGAVILLAGNPGTGKTTFAAKFLYEGALQLKEPGIYVSFVEPRHDFLRHMASLGMEFEPLEEEGLFRYVEALTVADEETLASQLEDIIRTATEMNAKRVVIDSISAILQILQDKPKVRELLQNFFVNGLKPLGITSVLIAEYPYGARVVGHGIEEFIVDAVFILRFKIEQGKLQRILELRKARWAPIHQAELPFYMRPGIVVEISLPEEPEEVPPVDYTRTCNVLEALLALSIGGEKLIEVSLPGTRRDREDARKVLSSILSIPGGAQVLVGLSSTVSSKLIASLLAAALTRESGRRTLVVSFKSSPQSIMSLVRCLACSDAGNEREGGGDSCRVDDLLYVVSLNPTAYTVNEINDMIDLAVRRLKPDIAITEGLEILEAVAGKGNENSIAYNMYNMVLRYKRRGITGLWLQSFPLRQAMLKQALASMFDMGIYIEGSPYTSSQLMGRASKLALGLSLEVYHAIAHTSFNMLVDTYRLLRWNCFG; this is encoded by the coding sequence GTGACGGCCGACGCAGGCGTTAACGGGCTAACCGGCATGGGCAGCGCCAAGATGGAGATCTCGCCCTCCGGGATACCAGGGCTCGACAAGCTGCTCCAAGGAGGCTTCCCCCGGGGAGCCGTAATACTACTAGCCGGCAACCCCGGCACGGGTAAGACGACATTCGCAGCCAAGTTCCTATACGAGGGCGCCCTCCAGCTCAAAGAGCCGGGCATATACGTCAGCTTCGTGGAGCCGAGGCATGACTTCCTCAGACACATGGCCTCGCTAGGCATGGAGTTCGAGCCGCTTGAGGAGGAAGGGCTCTTCCGCTACGTGGAAGCCCTAACCGTAGCCGATGAAGAGACGCTGGCATCCCAGCTCGAGGACATAATAAGGACGGCTACAGAGATGAATGCAAAGAGGGTAGTGATAGACAGTATAAGCGCCATACTCCAGATACTCCAGGATAAACCGAAGGTCAGGGAGCTGCTCCAAAACTTCTTCGTCAACGGCCTCAAGCCCCTCGGAATAACATCAGTCCTGATAGCGGAGTACCCCTACGGAGCGAGAGTCGTAGGCCACGGCATAGAAGAGTTCATAGTAGACGCCGTGTTCATACTAAGGTTCAAGATAGAGCAGGGGAAGCTGCAGCGCATACTAGAGCTGCGGAAAGCCCGGTGGGCGCCAATACATCAGGCAGAGCTGCCCTTCTACATGAGGCCAGGCATCGTGGTTGAGATAAGCCTGCCAGAGGAGCCGGAAGAGGTGCCCCCGGTAGACTACACCAGGACCTGCAACGTGCTCGAAGCCCTCCTAGCCCTAAGCATAGGCGGGGAGAAGCTCATCGAGGTAAGCCTGCCCGGAACACGTAGGGATAGGGAGGATGCACGGAAAGTACTATCCAGCATACTCTCTATACCCGGAGGGGCCCAGGTTCTCGTAGGCCTCTCGAGCACAGTTAGCAGCAAGCTAATAGCCTCCCTCCTAGCAGCAGCCCTCACTAGGGAGAGTGGCAGGAGAACGCTAGTGGTGAGCTTCAAGTCGAGCCCACAGTCCATAATGAGCCTTGTACGGTGCCTGGCATGCAGCGACGCGGGGAACGAGCGGGAGGGGGGCGGGGACAGCTGCAGAGTAGATGACCTGTTATACGTGGTATCGCTCAACCCGACCGCCTACACGGTCAACGAGATCAACGACATGATAGACCTGGCTGTGCGGAGGCTCAAGCCAGACATAGCCATAACGGAGGGGCTTGAAATACTCGAGGCGGTGGCCGGCAAGGGGAACGAGAACTCTATAGCATATAACATGTACAATATGGTGCTCCGGTACAAGAGGAGGGGCATTACCGGGCTCTGGCTCCAGTCATTCCCGCTCCGCCAGGCGATGTTGAAGCAGGCGCTCGCCTCCATGTTCGACATGGGGATATATATTGAGGGCAGCCCCTACACGTCGTCCCAGCTAATGGGTAGAGCCAGCAAGCTCGCACTGGGGCTGAGCCTGGAGGTTTACCACGCTATAGCCCATACGAGCTTCAATATGCTCGTAGACACCTACCGGCTCCTCCGCTGGAACTGCTTTGGCTAA
- a CDS encoding DUF2795 domain-containing protein → MPRRGINWAVEVLKRIRGLGFPVTKEQLRERLKDFYYHGIPATRILDEAEKESFASPAELLHELAEAIRRLEERGELPVTARRGINWAVEVLKRIRGLGFPVTKEQVKEKLAGLAWHGVSIERILDEVEKESFGSPAELLHELAEAIRRLEERGELQPAA, encoded by the coding sequence ATGCCCCGCCGGGGCATCAACTGGGCTGTAGAGGTGCTCAAGAGGATACGCGGGCTAGGCTTCCCGGTAACCAAGGAGCAGCTCCGCGAGAGGCTCAAGGACTTCTACTACCACGGGATACCCGCCACAAGGATCCTCGACGAGGCTGAGAAGGAGAGCTTCGCGAGCCCCGCGGAGCTGCTGCACGAGCTCGCCGAGGCGATAAGGAGGCTGGAGGAGCGCGGCGAGCTGCCGGTGACCGCCAGGAGGGGCATCAACTGGGCTGTAGAGGTGCTCAAGAGGATACGCGGGCTAGGCTTCCCGGTAACCAAGGAGCAGGTTAAGGAGAAGCTTGCCGGCCTAGCATGGCACGGCGTTAGCATAGAGAGGATCCTTGACGAGGTTGAGAAGGAGAGCTTCGGGAGCCCCGCGGAGCTGCTGCACGAGCTCGCCGAGGCGATAAGGAGGCTGGAGGAGAGAGGGGAGCTGCAGCCAGCCGCCTAG
- the hemA gene encoding glutamyl-tRNA reductase, giving the protein MVLVARPLEDLVVVTVNHRTAPLRVVGALEPRAGEAYERLHAHTDEMVVLATCNRFEVYALYSPRLLAEAESFLGSYARYARVLRGLDAARHLFRVASGLESAILGEDEILGQVAKAYEEARRRGHAGKYMSLLFHYAVKTGKLVRSRTQISYGNVGAPGAAVHAAEKLLGSYDRRTVLVVGAGEAGSIIASLVRQKSRSARIIVANRTLEKAAELAERVRGEAHGLDELPGLLEGADVVFLAVTAREPLITRSMLERVRPGTLIVDVSNPPAVEQPVPEHLGYIGLQGLERVIEKTLERRRMEVPKAGRMIEEQLALFRKAWMRRAADEAITVMMEYAGQVVEEELRELQGRLQGLGVDGAAASITRDFAQSLAKKLLRPLIVYAHRAAENGRTGNLEELVEMFRREIEKKTSARPERDSPARGRPSCPR; this is encoded by the coding sequence GTGGTGCTCGTGGCTAGGCCCCTGGAAGACCTCGTAGTTGTCACGGTCAACCACCGTACCGCGCCCCTCCGCGTAGTGGGGGCCCTGGAGCCCAGGGCGGGGGAGGCGTACGAGCGCCTCCACGCCCACACGGACGAGATGGTGGTGCTCGCCACCTGTAACCGGTTTGAGGTCTACGCCCTGTACTCGCCCCGGCTCCTCGCCGAGGCGGAGAGCTTCCTGGGCAGCTACGCCCGCTACGCCAGGGTTCTCCGGGGGCTGGACGCCGCCCGGCACCTCTTCCGGGTGGCCTCCGGGCTCGAGTCGGCCATACTGGGGGAGGACGAGATCCTCGGCCAGGTGGCCAAGGCCTACGAGGAGGCGAGGAGGCGGGGCCACGCCGGGAAGTACATGTCTCTCCTCTTCCACTACGCGGTGAAGACCGGGAAGCTGGTTAGGAGCAGGACGCAGATATCCTACGGCAACGTCGGCGCCCCGGGCGCCGCCGTGCACGCCGCGGAGAAGCTCCTGGGGAGCTACGATAGGCGCACCGTGCTGGTCGTAGGCGCGGGGGAGGCGGGCTCGATAATAGCGAGCCTGGTGCGGCAGAAGAGCCGGAGCGCCCGCATAATAGTAGCCAACAGGACGCTCGAGAAGGCCGCGGAGCTCGCGGAGAGAGTGCGGGGAGAGGCCCACGGGCTCGACGAGCTGCCAGGCCTCCTCGAGGGAGCGGACGTTGTCTTCCTGGCCGTCACCGCGAGAGAGCCGCTGATCACCCGGAGCATGCTCGAGCGTGTCAGGCCCGGCACGCTGATAGTGGACGTCTCGAACCCGCCGGCGGTAGAGCAGCCCGTGCCCGAGCACCTCGGCTACATAGGGCTGCAGGGCCTCGAAAGGGTTATCGAGAAGACGCTGGAGCGCCGCCGCATGGAGGTGCCGAAGGCGGGGAGGATGATCGAGGAGCAGCTGGCGCTGTTCCGCAAGGCCTGGATGAGGAGGGCCGCCGACGAGGCCATAACGGTGATGATGGAGTACGCGGGCCAGGTCGTCGAGGAGGAGCTGCGGGAGCTGCAGGGCAGGCTCCAGGGCCTCGGCGTCGACGGGGCGGCGGCAAGCATCACCAGGGACTTCGCCCAGAGCCTGGCGAAGAAGCTCCTCCGCCCCCTCATAGTCTATGCCCACCGCGCGGCCGAGAACGGGAGGACAGGGAACCTGGAGGAGCTGGTCGAGATGTTCCGCCGCGAGATAGAGAAGAAGACCTCGGCGAGGCCGGAGCGCGACAGCCCCGCCAGGGGCAGGCCCAGCTGCCCCCGCTAG
- a CDS encoding DUF998 domain-containing protein produces the protein MARAGRLVAVLAALVVVLGWAVILAAWSLNPWFSPLRGAYSDLGSPRACCPLVFNLGLAVAGLLVLCLGAAVYRASATRLEAAGAALLAEAGVFLSMIGLFPEGSYPHRFVSYWFFLQLYASYTVLGAALSRRGLRGLGASLALLGLLAAPAALLVEALAGWPSIAVLETYAVLVADAGALLLAAAYTRAGGR, from the coding sequence TTGGCCAGGGCTGGCAGGCTTGTGGCGGTGCTGGCGGCCCTGGTGGTGGTCCTCGGCTGGGCCGTGATACTGGCCGCGTGGAGCCTTAACCCCTGGTTTAGCCCGCTCCGCGGCGCCTACAGCGACCTAGGCTCCCCCAGGGCCTGCTGCCCCCTGGTCTTCAACCTCGGCCTGGCTGTGGCCGGGCTGCTCGTCCTCTGCCTGGGCGCCGCCGTCTACAGGGCGTCGGCTACGCGGCTCGAGGCCGCCGGCGCGGCGCTGCTCGCGGAGGCCGGCGTCTTCCTCTCAATGATAGGCTTGTTCCCCGAGGGGAGTTATCCGCACAGGTTTGTCTCCTACTGGTTCTTCCTCCAGCTCTACGCCTCCTACACGGTGCTGGGCGCCGCGCTTTCGAGGAGGGGGCTGCGGGGGCTCGGCGCCTCGCTGGCGCTCCTGGGGCTCCTCGCCGCCCCGGCGGCGCTGCTCGTGGAGGCCCTGGCGGGCTGGCCTTCTATAGCGGTGCTGGAGACCTACGCGGTGCTGGTCGCGGATGCGGGCGCCCTGCTGCTGGCTGCGGCCTACACCCGGGCCGGTGGCCGCTAG